A genomic region of Deltaproteobacteria bacterium contains the following coding sequences:
- a CDS encoding extracellular solute-binding protein, translated as MRHSFTGRGNNYGVIEGVSVNQPTASLVSTVIIAFAIFLAGRLSAQDRDAIIAKARQEKELVYYSTADIRDGTALVHAFQKKYPFVEPKLLRLGSTQVVTKVLQEHRGGARLFDVISATSFQFYEIHKEDLFQKHESPERRAFHDDFKDKEGYWVSAYHNASVVAYNTHLVKPVELPKSLDDLLDPKWKGKMLMDSRETEWYASMIQILGREKALRLMRGLAKQDLSFRPGRTLITQVLASGEAPLAVNNYDHLVQAAKKRGAPVESLPLTPVVSRVTPIALGRYAPHPNVGRLFIDFSLSEEGQKILRGFGRSSARRGIEPDDLQRKGIKLYVSDIALAKDYARYDKEFKEIFGLR; from the coding sequence TTGCGACACAGTTTCACAGGGCGAGGGAATAACTACGGAGTGATAGAAGGGGTTAGCGTGAATCAGCCAACAGCATCTTTGGTTTCTACGGTGATCATCGCGTTCGCGATTTTCCTGGCAGGCCGGCTCTCCGCCCAAGACCGCGACGCAATCATCGCCAAGGCTAGGCAGGAAAAAGAGCTGGTTTACTACAGCACCGCCGATATCCGCGATGGCACGGCGCTGGTGCACGCGTTTCAGAAGAAGTATCCCTTCGTCGAGCCGAAGTTGCTACGGCTCGGCAGTACTCAAGTGGTCACCAAGGTCTTGCAGGAGCACCGTGGCGGCGCACGCTTGTTCGACGTGATCTCGGCAACCAGTTTTCAATTCTACGAGATTCACAAGGAAGATCTGTTTCAGAAACACGAGTCGCCGGAGCGGCGTGCCTTTCACGATGACTTCAAAGATAAAGAAGGTTACTGGGTCAGTGCTTATCACAACGCCAGCGTGGTGGCCTACAACACCCACCTAGTCAAGCCGGTGGAATTGCCGAAAAGCCTAGACGACCTGCTCGATCCCAAGTGGAAGGGCAAGATGTTGATGGACAGCCGTGAGACCGAATGGTACGCCAGCATGATTCAAATTTTGGGGCGAGAAAAGGCGCTGCGCTTGATGCGCGGTTTGGCGAAACAAGATTTGAGTTTTCGCCCGGGCCGGACTTTGATCACTCAAGTGCTGGCCTCGGGGGAAGCGCCGCTGGCGGTGAACAATTACGATCACTTGGTCCAGGCGGCTAAGAAGCGCGGCGCGCCGGTGGAGTCGCTGCCCTTGACGCCGGTGGTGAGCCGGGTGACGCCGATCGCATTGGGCCGCTACGCGCCCCATCCGAACGTGGGCCGATTGTTCATCGATTTTTCGCTCTCCGAAGAAGGGCAAAAGATTCTCCGCGGCTTCGGGCGCAGCTCGGCGCGCCGGGGCATCGAGCCCGACGACTTGCAGCGCAAGGGCATTAAGCTCTACGTCAGCGACATCGCGCTGGCGAAGGACTACGCGCGTTACGACAAAGAGTTCAAAGAGATCTTTGGGCTGAGATAG
- a CDS encoding MmgE/PrpD family protein, with product METGITARLAQHTSHVRYEDIPPEAIERAKDCILDQVGVELIGSTLDWNKIAYRYVTDMGGRGESTVVNYGTKVLAQDAAFVNATFGQGCELDDVGFAAGGHLGAATVPAALAVGEKQHCSGKDFLAAVVVGCDVMYRLLRAVRPSSGKRGFHSHGIGSPFGAVATAARLLRLSDDQMLHAYGIAGMHSSGTMEYDQTGGEVKRVIAGIGARGGVQSAMLAQLGLTGPPTIIEGKRGFLRVFADEIEPEEITNDLGSHFKIMRVWFKLYPCVATVQGVIYTLTKMADEHKFRAEDIEEIRVGISETSLSHGGAIYEPHDTASAQFSLPFSLAIRLLKGDNDLSYYMDSKLWTDPKVLALAKKVKSYADPNAKKDQNYNTTMEVKLTNGKSYKAFEAYPPGSPLNMVSRDVLRAKFRKMARAVLPDERIDKLIEAVDRLEKIKDAAQLLPLLVR from the coding sequence ATGGAAACTGGCATCACGGCAAGGTTGGCACAGCATACTTCACACGTTCGCTACGAAGATATTCCGCCCGAGGCGATCGAAAGAGCCAAGGACTGCATCCTCGATCAGGTCGGTGTCGAGCTGATCGGCTCCACTCTCGACTGGAACAAGATCGCCTATCGCTATGTCACCGACATGGGCGGGCGCGGCGAAAGCACCGTAGTCAATTATGGCACCAAGGTGCTGGCGCAGGACGCCGCCTTCGTCAACGCGACCTTCGGTCAAGGCTGCGAGCTCGACGATGTCGGTTTCGCTGCCGGCGGTCATCTCGGCGCCGCCACCGTGCCGGCAGCGCTGGCGGTGGGCGAAAAGCAGCACTGCAGCGGCAAGGATTTTCTCGCCGCCGTGGTGGTGGGCTGCGATGTGATGTATCGCCTGCTGCGCGCGGTGCGGCCGTCGTCGGGCAAGCGCGGCTTTCATAGCCACGGCATCGGCTCGCCCTTTGGCGCGGTGGCAACCGCAGCGAGATTGCTGCGCTTAAGCGATGACCAAATGCTCCACGCATATGGCATCGCCGGCATGCATTCGAGCGGCACCATGGAATACGACCAGACCGGCGGCGAAGTAAAACGCGTGATCGCCGGCATCGGCGCGCGCGGCGGCGTGCAATCGGCCATGCTGGCCCAACTTGGCCTTACCGGGCCGCCGACGATCATCGAAGGCAAGCGCGGTTTCTTGAGGGTGTTTGCCGATGAGATCGAACCCGAGGAAATCACCAACGACCTTGGCAGCCATTTCAAGATCATGCGCGTCTGGTTCAAGCTCTACCCCTGCGTCGCCACGGTGCAGGGTGTTATTTACACGCTGACCAAGATGGCCGACGAGCACAAGTTTCGCGCCGAGGATATCGAAGAAATCCGCGTCGGTATTTCCGAGACCTCACTGTCTCACGGCGGCGCCATTTACGAACCGCACGATACGGCCAGCGCGCAGTTCAGCCTGCCGTTCTCGCTGGCGATCCGTTTGCTGAAAGGGGACAACGACCTGAGCTATTACATGGACTCGAAATTGTGGACCGATCCGAAAGTATTGGCGCTGGCGAAGAAAGTGAAAAGCTACGCCGATCCCAATGCCAAGAAAGATCAGAACTACAACACGACAATGGAAGTGAAGCTCACTAACGGCAAAAGCTACAAAGCCTTCGAAGCCTACCCGCCCGGCTCGCCGCTCAACATGGTGAGCCGCGACGTGCTGCGCGCCAAGTTCCGCAAGATGGCGCGCGCGGTGCTGCCAGATGAGCGCATCGACAAATTGATTGAAGCGGTCGACCGGCTCGAAAAAATAAAAGATGCCGCGCAGTTGTTGCCTTTGTTGGTGCGATAA
- a CDS encoding MFS transporter: MSLTQKFSDQVRELRRTDSVLWMIALGHTFTHWCPATFYLLLPFLVKEMGLSYSQAGFLVTIRAAANLLINIPAGMLVDLIGKKALLMALALVATGVPYFLVGVSQNFFWIALFMAFVGVGNYLWHPAAISTLSEKYPDKRGFAIAIHAMGPNVGESLAPLFVGVLLLYLSWRNVLFINLIPGIVIALVLWKFLFGKLESRAQSKKGLSAKEYLSGMKKLAQNPSILMLVLVAGMRSMTQQGLHTFIPLYLTNDLGLSSAMAGLYLSVIQTAGLVGTPIAGSISDRSGRKRVLSAGLISTSLALIVLAYFRLNWLFITGLAVMGFFLYAVRPVIWAWVLDLSPKEVGGSTVSFFSGAQSLLSSIAPLLCGFIADRWGILTAFYFLAGTVFVANLVVLAIREEGKERATLVEEPA; encoded by the coding sequence ATGTCACTCACGCAAAAGTTTTCAGATCAGGTTCGCGAGCTGCGCCGAACCGATTCGGTTCTATGGATGATCGCCCTGGGCCATACGTTCACACACTGGTGCCCGGCGACTTTCTATCTACTGCTGCCGTTTTTGGTCAAAGAGATGGGGCTCAGCTACAGCCAAGCCGGCTTTCTCGTCACCATCCGCGCCGCCGCCAACCTGCTGATCAACATCCCTGCAGGCATGCTCGTCGACTTGATCGGCAAAAAAGCGCTGCTCATGGCGCTCGCGCTCGTCGCCACCGGCGTGCCCTATTTTCTCGTCGGCGTCAGCCAGAACTTTTTTTGGATCGCCCTCTTCATGGCCTTTGTCGGCGTCGGCAACTATCTTTGGCATCCGGCGGCCATCTCGACGCTTTCGGAAAAGTATCCCGACAAGCGCGGTTTCGCCATCGCGATCCATGCCATGGGGCCCAACGTCGGCGAAAGCCTGGCGCCGCTTTTTGTCGGGGTGCTGCTGCTCTACCTATCTTGGCGCAACGTGCTGTTTATCAATTTGATCCCTGGCATTGTCATCGCCTTGGTCCTGTGGAAGTTCCTTTTCGGCAAGCTCGAAAGCCGCGCCCAGTCGAAAAAAGGTCTCTCCGCCAAAGAATACTTATCGGGAATGAAGAAGCTGGCGCAGAACCCGAGCATTCTTATGCTGGTCCTGGTCGCAGGCATGCGCTCGATGACGCAGCAAGGGCTGCACACGTTTATTCCGCTCTATCTGACCAATGATTTGGGACTCTCCAGCGCCATGGCAGGGCTCTATCTATCCGTGATTCAGACCGCCGGACTCGTCGGCACGCCCATTGCCGGCAGCATTTCCGATCGCAGCGGTCGCAAGCGTGTCCTTTCCGCCGGACTGATTTCCACGAGCCTGGCCCTGATTGTGCTCGCCTATTTTCGCTTGAATTGGTTGTTCATCACGGGCCTCGCGGTCATGGGCTTCTTCCTCTACGCCGTTCGTCCGGTGATCTGGGCTTGGGTGCTCGACCTGAGCCCAAAGGAAGTGGGCGGCAGCACCGTGAGCTTCTTCTCCGGCGCTCAATCTTTGCTAAGCTCGATCGCGCCGCTGCTCTGCGGCTTCATCGCCGACCGTTGGGGGATTCTCACCGCCTTCTATTTTCTCGCCGGCACGGTATTCGTCGCCAACCTGGTGGTCCTGGCGATCCGCGAAGAAGGCAAAGAACGAGCGACATTGGTCGAAGAGCCTGCATGA